In Listeria monocytogenes, the following proteins share a genomic window:
- a CDS encoding DUF4097 family beta strand repeat-containing protein: protein MENERKRILELVKQGIISTEEALTLLENISKKEGKTAANENIRRSAAPSEEEQVEKEIEEELSYDYSKGWNNQGNPYTPPKSRKRRPEPAPENRERYEEEDGENSSKDREDSMRNMVNDLSQAGEKIGSFLNSAFKQVKDMPFPFLTSTKIERDFIYHDTTLSILEFEIANGNIEFKPSDSNDIKVHAMIKLFKEYPEDEALKIFFDKTTLRVDEETLRFESKSKQIVTNLTVYLPRREYDYVSVKMLNGNFHMDELSGRDLFVKTTNGNISIGTLNATLAEIESINGNVRIQNGEIRDVALKTFNGNVAVKGNYYSTNLQTKNGNVNYQLTGNEATFLKAKTGAGNIDVVVPAAIGVDGRFHTNLGKLLLDLKDAEILESKTESVSKSIIFTKLPDAADSSLKIEAEATTGSVKIRDVK, encoded by the coding sequence ATGGAAAATGAACGCAAACGTATTCTTGAATTAGTAAAACAAGGTATTATCTCCACTGAAGAAGCTCTTACATTACTTGAAAATATTTCTAAAAAAGAAGGTAAAACAGCAGCAAATGAAAATATTCGTCGTTCTGCAGCGCCAAGCGAAGAAGAACAAGTCGAAAAAGAAATAGAAGAAGAACTATCATATGATTACAGTAAAGGCTGGAACAATCAAGGCAACCCTTACACACCTCCAAAAAGTCGTAAAAGACGTCCAGAGCCAGCTCCAGAAAATCGTGAAAGATACGAGGAAGAAGATGGCGAAAATTCTTCTAAAGATCGTGAAGACTCCATGCGCAATATGGTTAATGATTTATCCCAAGCGGGTGAAAAAATCGGTTCTTTCCTAAACAGTGCTTTTAAACAAGTGAAAGATATGCCATTCCCATTCTTAACTTCAACAAAAATCGAACGTGACTTCATTTATCATGATACAACACTTTCTATTTTAGAATTTGAAATTGCTAATGGTAACATTGAATTTAAACCATCCGATTCGAACGACATTAAAGTTCACGCGATGATTAAACTATTCAAAGAATATCCAGAAGATGAAGCACTTAAAATCTTCTTTGACAAAACGACTTTGCGTGTAGACGAAGAAACTTTACGTTTTGAGTCTAAATCGAAACAAATCGTTACAAACTTAACTGTATACTTGCCTCGTCGTGAGTATGATTATGTTTCCGTTAAAATGCTTAATGGTAACTTCCATATGGATGAATTATCTGGTCGTGATTTATTTGTAAAAACAACCAATGGTAATATCAGTATTGGCACTTTAAATGCTACTTTGGCAGAAATTGAGTCCATTAATGGTAATGTTCGTATCCAAAATGGTGAAATTCGTGATGTTGCATTGAAAACATTCAACGGTAACGTAGCAGTAAAAGGTAATTATTACTCCACCAATTTACAAACTAAAAATGGTAATGTAAATTATCAACTAACTGGAAATGAAGCTACTTTCTTAAAAGCAAAAACTGGTGCAGGTAATATCGATGTGGTTGTACCCGCAGCAATTGGTGTAGATGGCCGTTTCCACACAAACTTAGGTAAATTACTTCTAGATTTAAAAGATGCCGAAATTCTTGAATCTAAAACAGAATCCGTAAGTAAATCAATTATTTTCACTAAACTACCAGATGCAGCTGATTCTTCCTTGAAAATCGAAGCAGAAGCAACTACTGGCTCTGTAAAAATTCGCGATGTAAAATAA
- the uvrA gene encoding excinuclease ABC subunit UvrA produces the protein MDKEKIVIQGARAHNLKNIDVEIPRDKLVVMTGLSGSGKSSLAFDTIYAEGQRRYVESLSAYARQFLGQMDKPDVDLIEGLSPAISIDQKTTSRNPRSTVGTVTEIHDYLRLLYARVGHPVCPNHGIEITSQTIEQMVDRVLEYPEKTRIQIMAPIVSGKKGTHKKTIEEIKKEGYVRIRVDGEIYDINDEIEIEKNKKHSIEIIIDRIVIKEGINTRLYDSIEAALRLADGYAVVDIMGDKELLFSEHYACPYCGFSVGELEPRMFSFNSPFGACPTCDGLGTKLEVDVDTVIPDRSLSLNEGAIIPWRPISSQYYPQMLASACKEFGIDMDTPLEKLSKEELDIILNGSKDKEFYFEYKNDFGMTRETWIPFEGILPNIERRYRETNSDFTRDQMAQYMTDLPCPSCKGYRLKEETLSVKVNDHHIGQISEFSINEALDFFDSLDFSEKETQIAAPIFKEVRARLGFLKNVGLDYLTMSRAAGTLSGGEAQRIRLATQIGSRLTGVLYILDEPSIGLHQRDNDRLISTLQSMRDIGNTLIVVEHDEDTMMAADYLIDIGPGAGEHGGRIVAAGTPEEVAKNKNSITGDYLSGKKFIPVPAKRRKGNGLELEIIGAKANNLKNVNAKIPLATFSCVTGVSGSGKSSLVNEVLRKALARKLNRNHAKPGEHKEIKGIENLEKIINIDQSPIGRTPRSNPATYTGAFDDIRDLFASTNEAKVRGYKKGRFSFNVKGGRCEACKGDGIIKIEMHFLPDVYVPCEVCHGKRYNGETLDIRYKGKNIAEVLEMTVEEGLEYFTNQPRIARKLQTIVDVGLGYIRLGQPATTLSGGEAQRVKLASELHKRSNGKSFYILDEPTTGLHADDIGRLLKVLQRLVEENGDTVLVIEHNLDVIKQADYLIDLGPEGGDGGGQIIATGTPEKIARSKKSYTGKYLKPILERDKERTEERIATAKKK, from the coding sequence GATGTAGAGATTCCTAGAGACAAATTAGTAGTTATGACTGGACTTTCAGGTTCAGGTAAATCTTCGCTTGCTTTTGATACGATTTATGCAGAGGGACAAAGACGTTACGTAGAGTCTTTGTCCGCGTATGCGCGCCAATTTTTAGGGCAAATGGATAAACCAGATGTAGATTTAATTGAAGGATTAAGCCCTGCCATTTCGATTGATCAAAAAACAACAAGCCGTAATCCACGGTCAACTGTTGGTACTGTTACAGAAATCCATGATTATTTGCGTTTACTTTATGCTCGTGTTGGGCATCCAGTTTGTCCAAATCACGGTATTGAAATCACTTCCCAAACAATCGAACAAATGGTGGATCGCGTCCTAGAATACCCAGAAAAAACGCGTATTCAAATAATGGCTCCAATCGTTTCTGGTAAAAAAGGAACCCATAAGAAAACTATTGAGGAAATAAAAAAAGAAGGCTATGTTCGAATTCGTGTTGATGGAGAAATTTATGATATCAATGACGAAATTGAAATCGAGAAAAACAAAAAGCATTCAATCGAAATTATCATTGACCGCATTGTGATTAAAGAGGGCATCAATACTCGTTTGTACGATTCCATTGAAGCGGCACTTCGTTTAGCAGATGGTTATGCAGTCGTTGATATAATGGGCGATAAAGAACTATTATTTAGCGAACACTATGCATGTCCTTATTGTGGCTTTTCGGTGGGGGAATTAGAACCAAGAATGTTCTCTTTCAATAGCCCATTTGGCGCTTGTCCAACTTGTGATGGGCTTGGAACAAAACTTGAAGTCGATGTCGACACAGTTATTCCCGACAGAAGTCTGTCTCTAAATGAAGGTGCCATTATTCCTTGGCGTCCAATTAGTTCACAGTACTATCCGCAAATGCTAGCTTCTGCCTGTAAAGAATTTGGAATAGATATGGATACCCCTCTTGAGAAGCTATCCAAAGAAGAATTAGATATCATTTTGAATGGATCAAAAGACAAAGAATTTTACTTCGAATACAAGAATGATTTCGGCATGACACGTGAAACTTGGATTCCATTTGAAGGGATACTTCCGAATATCGAACGTCGCTATCGTGAAACAAATTCCGATTTCACACGTGACCAAATGGCACAATATATGACGGATTTACCTTGCCCATCTTGCAAAGGTTATCGTCTAAAAGAAGAAACACTTTCCGTTAAAGTAAATGACCATCATATTGGCCAAATCAGTGAGTTTTCTATTAATGAAGCACTAGATTTCTTTGATAGCTTAGACTTTTCTGAAAAAGAAACACAAATTGCTGCTCCAATTTTCAAAGAAGTACGTGCTCGACTTGGCTTCCTTAAAAATGTTGGACTTGATTATTTAACGATGAGTCGTGCGGCTGGAACACTTTCAGGTGGTGAAGCACAGCGTATTCGACTGGCGACACAAATTGGCTCAAGGCTGACAGGGGTACTTTATATCCTGGACGAACCTTCCATTGGACTTCATCAACGAGATAATGATCGTCTAATTAGCACGCTTCAAAGTATGCGTGACATTGGAAATACACTTATTGTCGTTGAACATGACGAAGATACAATGATGGCTGCAGATTACCTTATTGATATTGGTCCAGGCGCGGGAGAACACGGCGGGCGAATTGTAGCAGCCGGAACGCCAGAAGAAGTTGCCAAAAATAAAAATTCAATCACTGGTGACTACCTTTCAGGCAAAAAATTCATCCCGGTTCCTGCCAAAAGAAGAAAAGGTAACGGACTGGAATTAGAAATCATTGGCGCTAAAGCAAATAATCTCAAAAACGTAAATGCAAAAATTCCATTAGCTACTTTTTCTTGCGTAACCGGAGTGTCAGGTTCAGGAAAGAGCTCGTTAGTGAATGAAGTATTACGTAAAGCATTAGCGAGAAAGCTAAATAGAAACCATGCAAAACCTGGTGAACATAAAGAAATAAAAGGTATCGAAAACTTAGAAAAAATCATCAATATAGATCAATCGCCAATCGGAAGAACACCAAGATCTAATCCTGCCACTTATACAGGGGCTTTCGATGATATTCGGGACCTTTTTGCAAGTACTAACGAAGCCAAAGTTCGTGGCTATAAAAAAGGTCGCTTTAGTTTTAACGTAAAAGGTGGACGTTGTGAGGCATGTAAAGGCGACGGAATCATTAAAATTGAAATGCATTTCTTGCCAGATGTGTATGTGCCTTGTGAAGTTTGTCATGGAAAACGATACAATGGCGAAACGTTAGATATTCGTTACAAAGGCAAAAATATTGCTGAAGTATTAGAGATGACTGTAGAAGAAGGCCTAGAATATTTCACTAACCAACCGAGAATTGCACGTAAACTGCAAACGATTGTGGATGTTGGACTTGGTTATATTCGACTTGGGCAACCTGCTACGACTCTTTCTGGTGGTGAAGCACAGCGTGTTAAGCTAGCTTCGGAACTTCACAAGCGTAGTAACGGAAAATCTTTCTATATTCTTGATGAACCAACCACTGGTCTCCACGCAGATGATATTGGTCGTTTACTCAAAGTATTACAAAGACTTGTAGAAGAAAATGGCGATACAGTATTAGTTATTGAGCATAACCTTGACGTAATTAAACAAGCGGATTACTTGATTGATTTAGGACCAGAAGGCGGCGATGGTGGCGGTCAAATTATTGCAACCGGCACACCTGAAAAAATCGCTCGCTCGAAAAAATCATATACAGGTAAATACTTGAAACCAATTTTAGAACGCGATAAAGAACGCACAGAAGAACGAATCGCAACAGCCAAGAAAAAATAA